A region of Natribaculum luteum DNA encodes the following proteins:
- a CDS encoding alkaline phosphatase family protein, with translation MGSHSDLQTLLIGIDAACERVLEPLFDADELPTLASIFETGASGPLESQIPPWTASAWPSLYTGTNPGKHGVFSFLSFDGYDWDVVNATDVRERTVWELLDRHGETSVVVNVPVTHPPRTFDGALIPGYTAPEDPDCHPDGLLEEVRDAIGEYRVYPSREDGVDLADAYRSCVRTRGEAFRYLADRFDPSFGFVQFQATDSIFHRRPDDDVAIRTIYREVDRQIERTLDACDPDTVIVASDHGMGPYDGYEFRVNDFLRERGYVETQSGGRGMPTWATLRDRNLKEGEEATRDGGERTPLEHAMAAAASVGLTSQRLGGVLERVGLAEFVAERVPAELVSAGAEQVDFPESTAYVRSRIELGVRINLEGREPDGVVPPAAYESVRSELVDALRSVTTPDGEPVFETVAPREEYFHGPESDRAVDVVTVPAAFDHFLSATLRGDQFGQPSEPWNHKLEGVVAVAGDGVDPASGAGNAHLFDVAPTVLASLGVPADERMDGDVLPCVESAGTRQYPRFDGDRSVETADEDVERRLADLGYLE, from the coding sequence ATGGGCTCTCACTCCGACCTGCAGACGCTCTTGATCGGGATCGACGCTGCCTGCGAGCGCGTCCTCGAGCCGCTGTTCGACGCCGACGAGTTGCCGACACTGGCATCGATATTCGAAACGGGGGCGAGCGGTCCGCTCGAGTCCCAGATCCCGCCGTGGACGGCGTCGGCGTGGCCGTCGCTGTACACCGGAACGAACCCGGGCAAACACGGCGTCTTCAGCTTCCTCTCGTTCGACGGCTACGACTGGGACGTGGTCAACGCGACGGACGTCCGCGAACGGACGGTCTGGGAACTGCTCGACCGCCACGGGGAGACGAGCGTCGTCGTCAACGTGCCGGTGACCCACCCGCCACGCACGTTCGACGGCGCGCTGATTCCGGGCTACACCGCACCGGAGGACCCCGACTGCCACCCCGACGGCCTGCTCGAGGAGGTCCGGGACGCGATCGGGGAGTATCGCGTCTACCCCTCCCGCGAGGACGGCGTCGACCTCGCGGACGCGTACCGCTCGTGCGTGCGAACTCGAGGGGAGGCGTTTCGATACCTCGCTGATCGGTTCGATCCATCGTTCGGGTTCGTTCAGTTCCAGGCGACCGACTCGATCTTCCACCGACGACCGGACGACGACGTGGCGATCCGGACGATCTACCGCGAAGTGGATCGGCAGATCGAGCGAACCCTCGACGCGTGTGACCCCGACACCGTGATCGTCGCCAGCGACCACGGCATGGGCCCGTACGACGGCTACGAGTTCCGCGTCAACGACTTCCTTCGCGAGAGGGGATACGTCGAGACTCAGAGCGGCGGCCGTGGAATGCCGACGTGGGCGACGCTTCGCGATCGCAACCTCAAGGAGGGCGAAGAGGCGACGCGTGACGGCGGCGAACGCACTCCGCTCGAGCACGCGATGGCGGCCGCGGCGTCCGTCGGCCTGACGAGCCAGCGCCTGGGTGGCGTCCTCGAGCGGGTCGGACTCGCGGAGTTCGTGGCCGAACGCGTGCCCGCCGAGCTCGTCAGTGCGGGGGCCGAGCAGGTGGACTTCCCCGAATCGACGGCGTACGTCCGCTCCCGGATCGAACTCGGCGTCAGGATCAACCTGGAGGGTCGCGAACCCGACGGCGTCGTCCCGCCCGCTGCGTACGAGTCCGTTCGGTCGGAACTCGTCGACGCGCTGCGGTCGGTCACCACGCCCGACGGCGAGCCGGTGTTCGAAACGGTCGCCCCGCGCGAGGAGTACTTCCACGGCCCCGAGAGCGACCGGGCGGTCGACGTCGTCACCGTCCCGGCGGCGTTCGACCACTTCCTCTCCGCGACGCTCCGAGGCGACCAGTTCGGCCAGCCGAGCGAGCCGTGGAATCACAAACTCGAGGGAGTCGTCGCCGTGGCCGGCGACGGCGTCGATCCCGCCTCCGGCGCCGGGAACGCCCACCTCTTCGACGTCGCACCGACCGTGCTGGCGTCGCTCGGCGTGCCCGCCGACGAGCGGATGGACGGCGACGTCCTCCCCTGTGTCGAGTCGGCGGGAACCCGACAGTACCCGCGGTTCGACGGCGACCGGTCGGTCGAGACCGCCGACGAAGACGTCGAGCGGCGACTCGCCGACCTCGGCTACCTCGAGTGA
- a CDS encoding tyrosine-type recombinase/integrase yields MSESVEYFLEDIEYHGRNERTASAYRRVLSEFETFLEERFDKTPTEAEYRDCMAFTHELRSAHAESTVATYASYLNRFYGYLERVGRHDDNPMELVLEEMSESIESNPSRRDVSLEEMRNFVATVRHPLHEAIVLTLLKTGIRAGELCNLDLIDLNLDHEVQSWYPRAQIGERPNSLYVSAEHTYGRESGGELRTASNKRKRETVIPVDDELERALLRWLAIRPDVESATEPLFTGTVERWGERLTPDVVHHVVETYAREYGWYRTGGGADENVTPHYFRHFFTTHLRDRTGDRGVVKYLRGDVASDVIDTYTHNWGDRVRDTYLEHIYTVTT; encoded by the coding sequence ATGAGTGAATCAGTCGAGTACTTCCTCGAAGACATCGAGTACCACGGACGCAACGAGCGGACCGCGTCGGCCTATCGCCGGGTGCTCTCGGAGTTCGAAACGTTCCTCGAAGAACGGTTCGACAAGACGCCGACGGAGGCCGAGTACCGGGACTGTATGGCCTTCACGCACGAACTCCGGTCTGCCCACGCCGAGAGTACGGTCGCGACGTACGCGTCGTATCTCAACCGGTTCTACGGCTACCTCGAGCGGGTCGGACGACACGATGACAACCCGATGGAGCTCGTCTTGGAGGAGATGAGCGAGTCGATCGAATCGAACCCGTCACGCCGAGACGTCTCGCTCGAGGAGATGCGCAACTTCGTCGCGACCGTTCGTCACCCGCTCCACGAGGCGATCGTCCTCACGCTCCTGAAGACCGGGATCAGGGCCGGCGAGCTGTGTAATCTCGACCTGATTGATCTGAACCTCGACCACGAGGTCCAGTCGTGGTACCCGCGGGCACAGATTGGCGAACGACCGAACTCGCTGTACGTCTCGGCCGAACACACGTACGGCCGGGAGTCGGGCGGCGAACTCCGAACGGCTTCGAACAAACGCAAGCGCGAGACGGTGATCCCCGTCGACGACGAACTCGAGCGCGCGCTGCTCCGGTGGCTCGCGATTCGCCCGGACGTCGAGTCGGCGACCGAGCCGCTTTTCACCGGAACCGTCGAGCGGTGGGGCGAACGACTCACGCCGGACGTCGTCCACCACGTCGTCGAGACGTACGCGAGAGAGTACGGCTGGTACCGGACCGGCGGCGGTGCCGACGAGAACGTGACACCCCACTACTTCCGGCACTTCTTCACGACGCACCTGCGCGATCGGACGGGTGATCGCGGGGTCGTCAAGTACCTCCGCGGCGACGTCGCGAGCGACGTTATCGACACCTACACCCACAACTGGGGCGACCGCGTCCGGGACACCTACCTCGAGCACATCTACACGGTCACTACCTGA
- a CDS encoding DUF5805 domain-containing protein — MDDDRAVVKTYVPQYQKEEWADHADDFEMSQSEFVRTMVQAGRRDFEIPSTAGVESTGDQPTQPDGDGFEERIVTVLEQEGVLDWDGLVERLIEDVEADLDDALGRLQEDNRVQYRGREGGYVLTDHE, encoded by the coding sequence ATGGACGACGACCGAGCCGTGGTAAAAACGTACGTCCCGCAGTACCAGAAAGAGGAGTGGGCGGACCACGCCGACGACTTCGAGATGAGTCAAAGCGAGTTCGTCCGAACGATGGTCCAGGCCGGTAGACGTGACTTCGAGATTCCGTCGACGGCTGGCGTCGAGTCGACCGGCGATCAGCCGACACAGCCCGACGGCGACGGCTTCGAAGAGCGGATCGTCACCGTCCTCGAGCAAGAGGGCGTCCTCGACTGGGACGGTCTCGTCGAGCGGCTGATCGAGGACGTCGAGGCAGACCTCGACGACGCGCTCGGCCGACTCCAGGAGGATAACCGCGTTCAGTACCGTGGACGGGAGGGGGGCTACGTCCTGACCGATCATGAGTGA
- a CDS encoding transposase: MGDDSSPTVTNNWSDHVAAADDSRTQRSVDERLQDIGPLSGGWLPLTKQAAEVVDKTTSAAELVTHLDVSQYCRADPIPHWHDSKPFEPMLRAILLKELEDASDGWLHRTLDSDPQLADALGFNPDDTPSRSTISRAQTNRFADLQSTIETATRQIQALAAERGSPIGTPYEDSASEEPIGSSKRTVNRLIRGKTRDLLDELQTVVLPAFEFDRPDDPVYDDEELLMLEACLGVTGTAANGGAETYGDFVNPDPDLDDPFYEDGPSGETLLEAIKDLSPTQIAEMVNRGAARVLTRAKPRLEFETPVMLSIDITYVAFYGEREELVRVQGAPKDKSYDWCYKFATANVVGDNVHFAAAMLPVGHADYHDPESYPGEDKSYRVGDVVRRLVDHVSDVCRVHTRRLYADREFYATDVFSVLEQRDLFYVIPAPRDDRVKRFIARMDEDVEGQKQVTVKSEHAVYGPVKHCVPNTRAETTLVGLPPDEDRDEVQVFATNLDVNDEIGLDRRLTKKQINRYRRRGGIETAYSKIKEFAPWTTSTNFSVRLFHFGFAVLLYDLWLLVDFLVQTLIDVIEFRTKPRVTAPRFRAFLRREVSALL, encoded by the coding sequence GTGGGGGACGATTCGTCCCCCACTGTGACAAACAACTGGTCAGATCATGTTGCGGCTGCTGATGACAGCCGCACTCAACGATCAGTTGACGAGCGCCTACAAGATATCGGTCCACTCTCAGGCGGGTGGCTGCCTCTAACCAAGCAAGCCGCCGAGGTCGTCGACAAGACGACCTCTGCGGCCGAGTTGGTCACTCACCTCGACGTCAGCCAATACTGCCGTGCTGATCCCATTCCCCATTGGCACGACTCTAAACCGTTCGAACCGATGCTCCGGGCGATCCTCCTGAAGGAACTCGAAGACGCGTCCGATGGCTGGCTCCATCGGACGCTCGACAGTGACCCTCAACTTGCTGACGCTCTTGGCTTCAATCCCGATGACACACCTTCACGAAGCACGATCTCTCGGGCACAGACTAACCGGTTTGCGGACCTCCAATCGACGATCGAGACCGCTACTCGTCAGATCCAAGCGTTGGCCGCTGAACGCGGCAGTCCCATCGGGACACCGTACGAAGACAGCGCTTCGGAGGAGCCGATAGGCTCCTCGAAGCGCACAGTCAACCGTCTCATTCGGGGAAAAACACGTGACCTCCTCGACGAACTCCAGACAGTCGTGTTGCCCGCCTTCGAGTTTGATCGGCCTGATGACCCGGTTTACGACGACGAGGAACTCCTGATGCTTGAGGCCTGTCTCGGGGTGACAGGCACCGCCGCTAACGGCGGTGCCGAAACCTACGGCGATTTCGTCAATCCTGACCCGGATCTCGACGATCCCTTCTACGAGGATGGACCGAGTGGAGAGACGCTTCTGGAAGCGATCAAGGACCTTTCACCGACACAAATCGCGGAGATGGTCAACCGGGGCGCGGCCCGCGTCTTGACGCGGGCCAAGCCTCGCTTGGAGTTCGAGACGCCTGTCATGCTGTCGATCGACATAACCTACGTCGCTTTCTACGGGGAGCGTGAGGAACTCGTACGTGTCCAGGGTGCGCCAAAGGACAAGTCCTACGACTGGTGCTACAAGTTCGCAACCGCGAACGTTGTTGGAGACAACGTTCACTTCGCAGCTGCGATGCTTCCAGTTGGGCACGCCGATTATCACGATCCAGAGAGCTATCCTGGCGAGGACAAGAGTTACCGAGTCGGCGACGTTGTTCGCCGACTCGTCGACCACGTCAGCGACGTCTGTCGGGTTCATACGCGGCGCCTCTACGCTGATCGGGAATTCTACGCCACGGACGTATTTTCGGTGCTCGAACAGCGAGACCTTTTCTACGTGATCCCGGCACCGCGCGATGACCGCGTCAAGCGGTTCATCGCGCGCATGGACGAAGATGTGGAGGGACAAAAGCAAGTGACAGTCAAATCCGAGCACGCGGTGTACGGGCCGGTAAAACACTGTGTCCCCAACACCAGAGCCGAGACAACGCTGGTCGGACTCCCGCCAGACGAGGACCGCGACGAGGTGCAGGTATTTGCGACCAATCTCGACGTAAACGACGAGATTGGTCTTGACCGGCGCTTGACGAAAAAGCAGATCAATCGCTACAGACGCCGAGGCGGGATTGAAACAGCTTATAGCAAGATCAAGGAGTTCGCACCGTGGACGACGTCGACTAACTTCTCTGTCCGGTTGTTCCACTTCGGCTTTGCAGTCCTGTTGTACGATCTGTGGCTGCTCGTGGACTTCCTCGTCCAGACGTTGATTGATGTCATCGAGTTTCGCACGAAACCGCGGGTGACCGCCCCGCGGTTTCGTGCGTTCCTCCGGAGGGAGGTGAGCGCATTGCTGTAG
- a CDS encoding bacterio-opsin activator domain-containing protein: MHGPSGTRPTWDGGDETYPAKQAGADRRDIVAVLTDDQPTRLADSLRREDRFDVHIADPDAIAQSVDREETSCLVVGVDAPDRARDLLEHLRDLELSVPIVVAPREGSERLATVALRNGVADYVSRSNDEELVARVATAIDEATGRDGPTGDERLHRVLANALPDEAFVIDEDGYYLEAKVRSEAGDLYTVPADELVGRHLEDAFPDDVTGDLLSCIDRTLETDEVRSIEYETETTKGTRQYEARVVPIDEPIDGRRAVVWLARDITERAERERELRQRRDQLETLNGINSVVRQVIRTLVEAPTREDIEREVCEQFVESDLYCCSWIGEPDGNGGVTVRTSAGEATTFLEVVRDPEIEPQQPILETLETGEIRTSNRMQEEPRIAEPFHRAASEDDVRSAIAVPIRHGETIYGVLTVLASRDDAFSQREQSAFQLLGETIGFSINAVKNRRLLFADSVVELEIEIDGGDSLSFDLSESYDCTCYLEWAGDAAGGRTYQYVTVDGVDGETVMEEATDHDSVEECRLIHDGGDRCTIEVRLHESGVRTLVDHGVTIRDVTVSDGVGRTVVEVPPDADVRAVVDALQMVYDDAKLVARREVDRSVHTADERRERIADRLTDRQLTALRLAYYGGYFDWPRGSTGEEIAEAMGVSPPTMHQHLRKAQRELLTEFFDERSGKAT, from the coding sequence ATGCACGGTCCGTCTGGTACTCGACCCACGTGGGACGGCGGAGACGAAACGTACCCGGCAAAGCAAGCGGGGGCCGATCGACGCGACATTGTCGCCGTTCTCACCGACGACCAGCCGACTCGTCTGGCCGACAGCCTGCGCCGCGAAGATCGGTTCGACGTTCACATCGCTGACCCCGACGCAATCGCGCAGTCAGTTGATCGGGAAGAGACGAGTTGTCTCGTCGTCGGTGTCGACGCTCCGGACCGTGCGAGGGACCTGCTCGAGCATCTTCGTGACCTCGAGTTATCCGTCCCGATCGTCGTCGCGCCACGAGAGGGGAGCGAACGGCTCGCGACGGTGGCGCTCCGAAACGGCGTCGCCGACTACGTTTCCCGTTCGAACGACGAGGAACTCGTCGCCCGCGTCGCGACGGCGATCGACGAGGCTACCGGCCGCGACGGCCCCACCGGAGACGAACGCCTCCATCGAGTCCTCGCGAACGCACTTCCGGACGAAGCGTTCGTCATCGACGAGGACGGCTACTACCTCGAGGCGAAGGTCCGCTCCGAGGCCGGCGATCTCTACACCGTTCCCGCCGACGAACTGGTCGGGCGACACCTCGAGGACGCGTTTCCGGACGACGTCACGGGCGATTTGCTGTCGTGTATCGACCGAACGCTCGAGACCGACGAGGTGCGATCGATCGAGTACGAAACCGAGACGACGAAGGGGACGCGACAGTACGAGGCACGCGTCGTCCCGATCGACGAGCCGATCGACGGCCGACGGGCGGTCGTCTGGCTGGCACGAGACATCACGGAACGGGCCGAACGCGAGCGAGAACTCCGCCAGCGGCGCGACCAACTCGAGACGCTCAACGGGATCAACAGCGTCGTCCGGCAGGTGATCCGGACGCTCGTGGAAGCGCCCACGCGAGAGGACATCGAGCGAGAGGTCTGTGAACAGTTCGTCGAGTCCGACCTCTACTGTTGCTCGTGGATCGGCGAACCAGACGGAAACGGCGGGGTCACCGTTCGAACCAGCGCCGGAGAGGCGACGACGTTCCTCGAGGTGGTCCGCGACCCGGAGATCGAACCACAGCAGCCGATCCTCGAGACGCTCGAGACGGGGGAGATCCGGACGAGCAACCGCATGCAAGAAGAGCCGCGAATCGCCGAGCCGTTTCACCGCGCCGCCAGCGAAGACGACGTCCGCTCTGCCATCGCCGTTCCGATTCGCCACGGGGAGACCATCTACGGCGTCCTCACCGTTCTTGCGAGCCGTGACGACGCGTTCAGCCAGCGCGAACAGTCGGCGTTTCAGTTGCTCGGCGAGACGATCGGCTTCAGCATCAACGCCGTGAAGAACCGTCGACTGCTCTTTGCCGACTCCGTCGTCGAACTCGAGATCGAGATCGACGGCGGCGACTCGCTCTCGTTCGACCTCTCGGAGTCGTACGACTGTACCTGCTATCTCGAGTGGGCGGGCGACGCCGCGGGCGGAAGGACCTACCAGTACGTGACCGTCGACGGGGTGGACGGCGAGACGGTGATGGAAGAGGCAACCGACCACGACTCCGTCGAGGAATGCCGGCTCATTCACGACGGCGGCGATCGGTGTACGATCGAGGTTCGCCTGCACGAGTCCGGCGTCCGCACGCTCGTCGACCACGGCGTGACGATCCGGGACGTCACGGTCTCGGACGGCGTCGGACGGACGGTCGTGGAGGTGCCACCCGACGCCGACGTTCGAGCGGTCGTCGACGCGTTACAGATGGTGTACGACGACGCGAAACTCGTCGCCCGGCGGGAGGTCGACCGATCGGTCCACACAGCCGACGAGCGTCGAGAGCGGATCGCAGATCGGCTCACCGACCGACAGCTGACCGCGCTCCGACTCGCCTATTACGGTGGGTACTTCGACTGGCCGCGTGGCAGTACCGGCGAGGAGATCGCCGAGGCGATGGGCGTCTCGCCACCGACGATGCACCAGCACCTCCGGAAAGCCCAGCGCGAACTCCTGACCGAGTTCTTCGACGAGCGAAGCGGAAAAGCGACCTGA
- the hutH gene encoding histidine ammonia-lyase, translating to MTVELDGETLTPDDVVAVARDDERVSVAPAARERVRDARDRVRDVLESGEPVYGLNTGFGELVDQRIPPDRLEQLQTNLIRSHAAGAGRELTREEVRAMMVTRVNALVKGYSGIREVVIDHLLAMLNEGVHPVVKSRGSLGASGDLAPLAHMSLVLLGEGEAIVDEPADDPQATRRVAGDDALAAIDLEPLALAPKEGLALVNGTQLTVGLAALAVVDADGLLEAADVAGALTTEVTLGTTASSDPAIHDVRPHAGQQTSAENVRQLTAGSDVVEAHRNCDRVQDAYSLRCLPQVHGAVRDAVAHLREAVEVELNSATDNPLVFDATGVDDRASGTDRTAVLSGGNFHGEPLALRLEYARIALTELATISERRIDRLVNPNVQESHLPPFLAPDGGVQSGYMITQYTAAAMINEMRSLGAAATDNTPVSGGQEDHVSMSAQSATNLRRALENAFAVVAAELVCGAQAAEFVGDAFDGETDLDLGDGTGAAYDLVREVVPPLEEDRPVHDDVERVVTLLEAGLLEEAVSNRCAGFGVAADDGQ from the coding sequence GTGACCGTCGAACTGGACGGCGAGACGCTGACGCCCGACGATGTCGTCGCGGTCGCGCGAGACGACGAGCGAGTCTCGGTCGCCCCGGCGGCACGCGAGCGAGTTCGCGACGCTCGCGACCGCGTCAGGGATGTCCTCGAGAGCGGCGAACCCGTCTACGGGCTGAACACGGGATTCGGCGAACTCGTCGACCAGCGGATCCCACCGGATCGCCTCGAGCAACTCCAGACGAACCTGATCCGGAGTCACGCCGCCGGTGCGGGCCGAGAGCTCACCCGGGAGGAGGTCCGTGCGATGATGGTCACACGCGTCAACGCGCTCGTGAAAGGCTACTCCGGGATTCGGGAGGTCGTGATCGACCACCTCCTGGCGATGCTCAACGAGGGCGTTCACCCCGTCGTGAAGTCCCGGGGGAGTCTCGGCGCGAGCGGAGACCTGGCACCGCTCGCGCACATGTCGCTCGTCCTCCTCGGCGAGGGTGAGGCGATCGTCGACGAGCCGGCGGACGATCCGCAGGCAACGCGTCGGGTCGCCGGCGACGACGCGCTCGCTGCGATCGACCTCGAGCCGCTGGCGCTCGCGCCGAAGGAGGGGCTCGCGCTGGTTAACGGGACCCAGTTGACTGTCGGACTGGCCGCGCTGGCCGTCGTCGACGCCGACGGGCTGCTCGAGGCGGCCGACGTCGCGGGCGCGCTCACGACCGAGGTGACGCTCGGGACGACGGCGAGTTCGGACCCGGCGATCCACGACGTGCGACCCCACGCCGGCCAGCAGACGAGCGCCGAGAACGTGCGCCAACTCACCGCGGGGAGCGACGTCGTCGAGGCCCACCGGAACTGCGATCGTGTCCAGGACGCCTACTCGCTGCGCTGTCTCCCGCAGGTCCACGGGGCCGTCCGCGACGCGGTCGCCCACCTGCGCGAGGCCGTCGAGGTCGAACTCAACAGTGCGACGGACAACCCGCTCGTCTTCGACGCGACGGGCGTCGACGACCGTGCGTCGGGGACCGACCGAACTGCAGTGCTCTCCGGCGGCAACTTCCACGGCGAACCGCTCGCGCTCAGACTCGAGTACGCCCGCATCGCGCTGACGGAACTCGCGACGATCTCCGAGCGTCGAATCGACCGACTGGTGAACCCGAACGTCCAGGAGTCACACCTGCCGCCGTTTCTCGCGCCCGACGGCGGGGTACAGTCGGGGTACATGATCACCCAGTACACGGCTGCCGCCATGATAAACGAGATGCGCTCGCTCGGAGCAGCGGCGACCGACAACACGCCCGTCAGCGGCGGACAGGAAGACCACGTGAGCATGAGCGCCCAGTCGGCGACGAACCTCCGGCGCGCGCTCGAGAACGCGTTCGCAGTCGTCGCCGCGGAACTCGTCTGCGGGGCACAGGCCGCCGAGTTCGTCGGCGACGCGTTCGACGGCGAGACCGACCTCGACCTCGGCGACGGGACGGGCGCGGCCTACGACCTCGTCCGAGAGGTCGTCCCACCACTCGAGGAAGACCGCCCGGTCCACGATGACGTCGAACGGGTGGTAACGCTGCTCGAAGCGGGTCTCCTCGAGGAGGCGGTGTCGAATCGGTGTGCGGGATTCGGCGTGGCAGCCGACGATGGTCAGTAG
- the hutI gene encoding imidazolonepropionase — protein sequence MSGASTTVVVADAAELVVGPATGASDDTEPGEGPLEVLEDAAFAAIDGEVAAVGPTNEVVREYPPENADEAIDASGKAVVPGFVDPHTHAVFAGDRSDEFEARLRGKTYQEILADGGGILRTVQATREASDEELLETLLAHLDVMLARGSTTVEVKSGYGLETETELRLLEVIDRADDEHPVDLVATYLGAHAVPESRDDEEYVDEVVEEHLPAVADQGIAEFCDVFCEEGVFDVEASRRVLEAGTAAGLTPKVHAEEFTRHGGAQLAAEVEAASADHLLYATAEDVEALVDAGTVPVLLPGTAFGLGERYADAREFLEAGAPVALATDFNPNCHARSMAFVQTLSCLEIGTTPAEALLGATRNAALAVDRDDGTGTLREGAPADALVLEVPSYVHVAYRFDTPAIETVIKNGRQVW from the coding sequence ATGAGCGGCGCGTCGACCACGGTCGTCGTCGCCGACGCCGCCGAACTCGTCGTCGGCCCCGCCACGGGCGCAAGCGACGACACCGAGCCCGGCGAGGGGCCGCTCGAGGTCCTCGAGGACGCCGCGTTCGCCGCGATCGACGGGGAGGTCGCGGCCGTCGGGCCGACGAACGAAGTCGTACGCGAGTACCCACCGGAGAACGCCGACGAGGCGATCGACGCCAGCGGGAAGGCGGTCGTGCCGGGGTTCGTCGATCCACACACCCACGCCGTCTTCGCGGGCGACCGCTCCGACGAGTTCGAGGCCAGACTGCGCGGGAAGACCTACCAGGAGATTCTCGCTGACGGTGGCGGTATCCTTCGGACCGTCCAGGCCACCCGCGAGGCGAGCGACGAGGAACTGCTCGAGACCCTGCTCGCTCACCTCGACGTGATGCTCGCACGCGGCTCGACGACGGTCGAGGTGAAGTCGGGGTACGGCCTCGAGACCGAGACCGAACTGCGGCTGCTCGAGGTGATCGACCGCGCCGACGACGAACACCCGGTCGATCTGGTGGCGACGTACCTCGGCGCACACGCGGTTCCCGAGAGCAGAGACGACGAGGAGTACGTCGACGAGGTCGTCGAGGAACACCTCCCTGCCGTCGCCGATCAGGGGATCGCCGAGTTCTGCGACGTCTTCTGTGAGGAGGGCGTCTTCGACGTCGAGGCGTCACGACGCGTCCTCGAGGCCGGGACGGCCGCCGGCCTGACGCCCAAAGTCCATGCCGAGGAGTTCACCCGGCACGGCGGGGCGCAACTGGCGGCCGAGGTCGAAGCGGCGAGCGCGGACCACCTGCTGTACGCGACGGCCGAGGACGTCGAAGCGCTCGTCGACGCCGGAACCGTCCCTGTCCTCCTCCCCGGAACCGCGTTCGGCCTCGGCGAGCGGTACGCCGACGCGCGCGAGTTCCTCGAGGCGGGTGCGCCGGTCGCGCTCGCGACCGACTTCAACCCCAACTGTCACGCACGGAGCATGGCGTTCGTCCAGACGCTCTCGTGTCTCGAGATAGGGACGACGCCCGCCGAAGCCCTGCTCGGGGCGACGCGAAACGCCGCGCTGGCAGTCGACCGCGACGACGGGACGGGGACACTTCGCGAGGGAGCGCCGGCGGACGCGCTCGTACTCGAGGTCCCGTCGTACGTTCACGTCGCCTACCGATTCGACACGCCGGCGATCGAGACGGTGATCAAGAATGGACGGCAGGTGTGGTGA